The proteins below come from a single Aegilops tauschii subsp. strangulata cultivar AL8/78 chromosome 6, Aet v6.0, whole genome shotgun sequence genomic window:
- the LOC109756067 gene encoding uncharacterized protein isoform X2, producing MHPPPSFSQSLPEAAARSKNPKPRATADEDDPDLPPREAPPGIPGLLHDWNRAGAAERLPEIRANLLLLPQPAAPSPAPSAAGLRALGLLSFVHLDLSSPPSSGAPRRDLVAALIANYLSIREWSYARGVGFEVSPDTFADALSLPAPRSTAPVDHDPPAGVDPAAVASAATEFMKAYILTPLAATNGGKLPIYVKSAARRVKDGMAHTVDWTFLLWRLMVEEMFELRKGMRTDWACYYGAYLQRLIWVKRPDLFLPPPVAPPEQAASAAGNNHRSNADDNQKLCSELESKMQECEARSQRFEAEVEAKSRQLDALAAQYHNEMRNLEQDKKRQLDALAARHHYDMRNLEQDKKMLQDEVHTVKLLNQALVCKETESRDEVQRVLKELTHVSKQLAELKDAMHKVESLNQALVNKETKSDDELRRGQEEMTDVRKQLAYLQEEMRAIDLLNQALASAKEAKDNELERVRNELVHVRKQAGHLEEEMDILDSINKALVAKERENSAELQDIRKKMKDLNDEREGLESDNKVLTTMEIRSNNELRVVRKTLIDNFTNGHAHIGIKRMGDLDLKEFAKACKQDLLQEDAQVDSSVLCSKWEARIADSNWHPFEVRMNDDGKEKEVLLKDNVKLRELEEHGEEIYTLVTKALLEINEYNPSGRYLVPELWNYKDGRKATLEEAIKYILKSRKRKR from the exons ATGCATCCTCCACCTTCTTTCTCGCAATCTCTTCCCGAGGCTGCGGCCAGGAGCAAGAACCCCAAACCCCGCGCGACCGCCGATGAGGATGACCCGGACCTGCCCCCACGGGAGGCGCCCCCCGGAATACCTGGACTGCTGCACGACTGGAATCGCGCGGGGGCGGCGGAGCGCCTCCCTGAAATCCGCGCCAACCTTCTCCTCCTGCCCCAgcccgccgccccgtccccggcTCCGTCCGCCGCGGGTCTCCGCGCACTCGGCCTCCTCAGCTTCGTCCACCTCGACCTCTCCTCGCCCCCTTCCTCCGGCGCTCCGCGCCGCGACCTCGTCGCCGCGCTCATCGCCAATTATCTGTCCATCCGTGAGTGGAGCTACGCACGAGGCGTCGGGTTCGAGGTTTCCCCTGACACCTTCGCCGACGCGCTCTCCCTCCCAGCCCCGCGAAGTACCGCGCCGGTCGATCACGACCCCCCGGCCGGCGTCGACCCCGCCGCCGTGGCCTCCGCCGCGACGGAGTTCATGAAAGCGTACATCTTGACGCCGTTAGCGGCCACCAACGGCGGGAAGCTGCCCATCTATGTCAAGTCGGCGGCGCGGAGGGTGAAGGATGGGATGGCGCATACTGTCGACTGGACATTTCTACTCTGGCGCCTTATGGTGGAGGAGATGTTCGAGCTGAGGAAGGGGATGAGGACCGATTGGGCGTGCTACTACGGCGCATACCTGCAGAGGCTCATCTGGGTGAAGAGGCCGGACCTGTTCTTGCCACCACCGGTGGCGCCACCGGAGCAAGCGGCATCGGCGGCAGGAAACAACCACCGGTCAAATGCCGACGACAATCAGAAGCTCTGTTCAGAGCTGGAGTCCAAGATGCAGGAGTGTGAAGCGAGATCACAGCGGTTTGAAGCGGAGGTTGAGGCGAAATCAAGGCAACTTGATGCTCTAGCTGCGCAGTATCACAACGAAATGAGGAACCTTGAGCAAGATAAGAAAAGGCAACTTGATGCTCTAGCTGCACGGCATCACTACGACATGAGGAACCTCGAGCAAGATAAGAAAATGTTGCAGGATGAGGTGCACACAGTCAAGCTGCTGAATCAGGCTCTGGTTTGCAAGGAAACAGAGAGCAGGGATGAAGTGCAGCGGGTTCTGAAAGAGCTGACTCATGTGAGCAAGCAGCTAGCAGAGTTGAAGGATGCGATGCACAAGGTGGAGTCACTTAACCAGGCTCTGGTTAACAAGGAAACGAAAAGCGACGATGAACTTCGACGAGGACAGGAGGAGATGACAGATGTGAGAAAGCAACTAGCATATTTACAGGAGGAGATGCGCGCCATTGACTTGCTCAACCAGGCCCTGGCTAGTGCCAAGGAAGCGAAAGACAATGAATTGGAGAGGGTTCGGAATGAGCTAGTACATGTAAGGAAGCAAGCAGGGCATTTGGAAGAGGAGATGGACATACTGGATTCAATCAACAAGGCTCTAGTTGCCAAGGAAAGGGAAAACAGTGCCGAGTTGCAAGACATCCGGAAAAAGATGAAAGATCTAAACGATGAGCGTGAAGGGCTAGAGTCAGACAACAAAGTCCTGACAACCATGGAAATAAGAAGCAACAACGAGTTGCGAGTCGTCCGGAAAACGCTGATAGAT AATTTTACGAATGGACATGCACACATAGGTATCAAAAGGATGGGCGATCTTGACCTCAAAGAATTTGCAAAAGCTTGCAAGCAAGATTTATTACAAGAGGATGCACAAGTTGATTCCTCTGTTCTTTGTTCGAAGTGGGAAGCTCGAATTGCAGACTCAAACTGGCACCCTTTTGAGGTCCGCATGAATGATGATGGTAAAGAGAAG GAAGTTCTGCTAAAGGATAATGTTAAGCTTCGGGAGTTAGAAGAGCACGGTGAAGAAATATACACTTTGGTGACAAAGGCGCTGCTTGAAATCAACGAGTACAACCCCAGTGGCCGCTATCTGGTACCGGAGCTATGGAACTACAAGGATGGCCGGAAAGCAACACTGGAAGAGGCCATCAAGTATATCCTGAAATCACGCAAGAGGAAGCGGTGA
- the LOC109756067 gene encoding uncharacterized protein isoform X1, with protein sequence MHPPPSFSQSLPEAAARSKNPKPRATADEDDPDLPPREAPPGIPGLLHDWNRAGAAERLPEIRANLLLLPQPAAPSPAPSAAGLRALGLLSFVHLDLSSPPSSGAPRRDLVAALIANYLSIREWSYARGVGFEVSPDTFADALSLPAPRSTAPVDHDPPAGVDPAAVASAATEFMKAYILTPLAATNGGKLPIYVKSAARRVKDGMAHTVDWTFLLWRLMVEEMFELRKGMRTDWACYYGAYLQRLIWVKRPDLFLPPPVAPPEQAASAAGNNHRSNADDNQKLCSELESKMQECEARSQRFEAEVEAKSRQLDALAAQYHNEMRNLEQDKKRQLDALAARHHYDMRNLEQDKKMLQDEVHTVKLLNQALVCKETESRDEVQRVLKELTHVSKQLAELKDAMHKVESLNQALVNKETKSDDELRRGQEEMTDVRKQLAYLQEEMRAIDLLNQALASAKEAKDNELERVRNELVHVRKQAGHLEEEMDILDSINKALVAKERENSAELQDIRKKMKDLNDEREGLESDNKVLTTMEIRSNNELRVVRKTLIDGLQNFTNGHAHIGIKRMGDLDLKEFAKACKQDLLQEDAQVDSSVLCSKWEARIADSNWHPFEVRMNDDGKEKEVLLKDNVKLRELEEHGEEIYTLVTKALLEINEYNPSGRYLVPELWNYKDGRKATLEEAIKYILKSRKRKR encoded by the exons ATGCATCCTCCACCTTCTTTCTCGCAATCTCTTCCCGAGGCTGCGGCCAGGAGCAAGAACCCCAAACCCCGCGCGACCGCCGATGAGGATGACCCGGACCTGCCCCCACGGGAGGCGCCCCCCGGAATACCTGGACTGCTGCACGACTGGAATCGCGCGGGGGCGGCGGAGCGCCTCCCTGAAATCCGCGCCAACCTTCTCCTCCTGCCCCAgcccgccgccccgtccccggcTCCGTCCGCCGCGGGTCTCCGCGCACTCGGCCTCCTCAGCTTCGTCCACCTCGACCTCTCCTCGCCCCCTTCCTCCGGCGCTCCGCGCCGCGACCTCGTCGCCGCGCTCATCGCCAATTATCTGTCCATCCGTGAGTGGAGCTACGCACGAGGCGTCGGGTTCGAGGTTTCCCCTGACACCTTCGCCGACGCGCTCTCCCTCCCAGCCCCGCGAAGTACCGCGCCGGTCGATCACGACCCCCCGGCCGGCGTCGACCCCGCCGCCGTGGCCTCCGCCGCGACGGAGTTCATGAAAGCGTACATCTTGACGCCGTTAGCGGCCACCAACGGCGGGAAGCTGCCCATCTATGTCAAGTCGGCGGCGCGGAGGGTGAAGGATGGGATGGCGCATACTGTCGACTGGACATTTCTACTCTGGCGCCTTATGGTGGAGGAGATGTTCGAGCTGAGGAAGGGGATGAGGACCGATTGGGCGTGCTACTACGGCGCATACCTGCAGAGGCTCATCTGGGTGAAGAGGCCGGACCTGTTCTTGCCACCACCGGTGGCGCCACCGGAGCAAGCGGCATCGGCGGCAGGAAACAACCACCGGTCAAATGCCGACGACAATCAGAAGCTCTGTTCAGAGCTGGAGTCCAAGATGCAGGAGTGTGAAGCGAGATCACAGCGGTTTGAAGCGGAGGTTGAGGCGAAATCAAGGCAACTTGATGCTCTAGCTGCGCAGTATCACAACGAAATGAGGAACCTTGAGCAAGATAAGAAAAGGCAACTTGATGCTCTAGCTGCACGGCATCACTACGACATGAGGAACCTCGAGCAAGATAAGAAAATGTTGCAGGATGAGGTGCACACAGTCAAGCTGCTGAATCAGGCTCTGGTTTGCAAGGAAACAGAGAGCAGGGATGAAGTGCAGCGGGTTCTGAAAGAGCTGACTCATGTGAGCAAGCAGCTAGCAGAGTTGAAGGATGCGATGCACAAGGTGGAGTCACTTAACCAGGCTCTGGTTAACAAGGAAACGAAAAGCGACGATGAACTTCGACGAGGACAGGAGGAGATGACAGATGTGAGAAAGCAACTAGCATATTTACAGGAGGAGATGCGCGCCATTGACTTGCTCAACCAGGCCCTGGCTAGTGCCAAGGAAGCGAAAGACAATGAATTGGAGAGGGTTCGGAATGAGCTAGTACATGTAAGGAAGCAAGCAGGGCATTTGGAAGAGGAGATGGACATACTGGATTCAATCAACAAGGCTCTAGTTGCCAAGGAAAGGGAAAACAGTGCCGAGTTGCAAGACATCCGGAAAAAGATGAAAGATCTAAACGATGAGCGTGAAGGGCTAGAGTCAGACAACAAAGTCCTGACAACCATGGAAATAAGAAGCAACAACGAGTTGCGAGTCGTCCGGAAAACGCTGATAGAT GGTTTGCAGAATTTTACGAATGGACATGCACACATAGGTATCAAAAGGATGGGCGATCTTGACCTCAAAGAATTTGCAAAAGCTTGCAAGCAAGATTTATTACAAGAGGATGCACAAGTTGATTCCTCTGTTCTTTGTTCGAAGTGGGAAGCTCGAATTGCAGACTCAAACTGGCACCCTTTTGAGGTCCGCATGAATGATGATGGTAAAGAGAAG GAAGTTCTGCTAAAGGATAATGTTAAGCTTCGGGAGTTAGAAGAGCACGGTGAAGAAATATACACTTTGGTGACAAAGGCGCTGCTTGAAATCAACGAGTACAACCCCAGTGGCCGCTATCTGGTACCGGAGCTATGGAACTACAAGGATGGCCGGAAAGCAACACTGGAAGAGGCCATCAAGTATATCCTGAAATCACGCAAGAGGAAGCGGTGA
- the LOC109756065 gene encoding DEAD-box ATP-dependent RNA helicase 27-like has product MKKHRSTEREAAHPTPHLQTLPSDPNVLGVASRKVTVHRAPPTPDPQRILGFHPDMVRRGEMVPSAAPPRRKTAPKIGVAAAGQPRRPRFPPDTDLLHQNTPEVDLEDPNRTGDWEWMHGRKGGNTSRAGTPAARRPHGRTLRHAARPAVARPRPNLPCGERSCPASRPRLPTRGAPDQRERQIPPPPAASGVCPPTIAHDERQIPPTSAASTQPASCSPPRQPPWQPSVAASRTTPCSGQGRSPHGEPASREGENAPPPPMPGGLRPPARPGGGEGRDGERDAVRRRLGFPPLPPVGAPEEEDNYTHLTQIQARSIPHLMVGDDVLGSARTGSGKTLAFLIPAIELLHNARFTPRNRTVVIVVCPTRELAIQTHDVAKKLMKYHSQTLGYVIGGTNMRSEANQLVKGVNLLVATPGRLLDHLKSTGGFNYKGLKCLIIDEADRILEQNFEEDMKQIFKRLPQNRQTVLFSATQTQKVEDFATFTFGKKEERQRELVYVGVDDSELKPTVDGLQQGYCVIPSEKRFLVLYTFLRKMQLMKQKVKVMVFFSSCSSVKFHAEFLNFIGIECHEIHGQLKQQKRTTTFFQFSKEESGILLYTNVAARGLDIPNVDYIVQYDPPDDPKDYIHRVGRTARGDKGQGRAFLFLLPEELKLLIYLHASNISLTEYEFSEKHVPKSQSKLEKIVAGNYFLNQSAKEAYRSYLLAYNSHSMKDIFDVHQLDLKKVAASFCFNSPPKVNLNLESSASRHRKMRKVDGRKRHGISPSNPYGRRGGCDHMDLARF; this is encoded by the exons atgaagaaacaccGCTCCACCGAAAGGGAGGCAGCACACCCCACCCCTCACCTACAGACCCTTCCATCCGATCCCAATGTCCTTGGCGTCGCCTCCAGGAAGGTAACGGTGCACAGGGCGCCGCCGACGCccgatccgcaacggatcttggGCTTTCACCCGGACATGGTTCGGAGAGGAGAGATGGTGCCCTCAGCAGCGCCCCCAAGGAGGAAAACGGCGCCAAAAATCGGCGTCGCCGCTGCCGGCCAGCCAAGGCGGCCAAGGTTTCCCCCGGACACCGATCTGCTCCACCAGAACACACCGGAGGTGGATCTGGAAGATCCAAACCGAACCGGGGACTGGGAATGGATGCATGGAAGGAAGGGGGGCAATACCTCCAGAGCTGGCACGCCTGCGGCTCGCCGTCCTCACGGCCGAACACTCAGACACGCCGCACGCCCCGCCGTCGCTAGGCCCCGCCCCAACCTGCCCTGCGGCGAGAGGAGCTGCCCCGCGAGCAGGCCGAGGCTTCCCACGAGGGGCGCGCCCGACCAGCGCGAGCGccagatcccgccgccgccggccgccagcGGGGTTTGCCCGCCGACGATCGCCCACGACGAGCGCCAGATCCCGCCGACGAGCGCCGCCAGCACGCAGCCCGCCTCGTGCAGccctccacgccagccaccgtGGCAGCCCAGCGTCGCCGCGTCCCGCACAACGCCGTGTTCCGGCCAGGGTAGATCGCCCCACGGCGAGCCCGCCTCGCGAGAAGGAGAgaacgccccgccgccgcccatgCCGGGCGGGCTTCGCCCGCCGGCACGccctggcggcggcgaggggagggaTGGGGAGAGGGACGCGGttcggcggcggctagggtttcctcCCCTGCCGCCCGTGGGAGCGCCAGAGGAGGAGGACAACTACACCCACCTCACCCAG ATTCAAGCTAGATCAATACCTCATTTGATGGTAGGAGATGATGTGCTGGGTTCAGCCAGGACTGGCTCAGGGAAGACACTCGCTTTCCTTATACCCGCGATCGAACTGCTACACAATGCGCGCTTCACGCCGAGGAACAGAACTGTAGTTATTGTGGTCTGCCCAACAAGGGAGCTTGCTATccag ACACACGATGTTGCCAAGAAATTAATGAAGTATCACTCTCAAACTCTTGGATATGTAATTGGTGGCACTAACATGAGAAGTGAGGCCAACCAGCTTGTGAAAGGGGTCAATCTATTAGTTGCAACGCCGGGCAGGCTTCTGGACCATCTGAAAAGTACCGGTGGTTTCAACTACAAAGGGCTAAAG TGCCTTATAATTGATGAAGCTGATCGCATACTTGAGCAAAATTTTGAGGAGGACATGAAACAAATATTTAAGCGCCTCCCTCAG AATAGGCAAACTGTTCTCTTTTCTGCTACACAGACTCAAAAG GTTGAAGATTTTGCAACTTTTACATTTGGGAAAAAGGAAGAAAGGCAACGAGAACTTGTTTATGTTGGAGTTGATGACTCTGAATTAAAG CCTACTGTTGACGGCTTGCAGCAGGGCTACTGTGTCATTCCTAGTGAGAAAAGGTTTCTGGTTCTGTATACTTTCCTAAGAAAGATGCAGCTGATGAAGCAGAAGGTGAAGGTCATGGTGTTCTTTTCATCATGTAGCTCAGTCAAATTCCATGCAGAATTTTTAAATTTCATTGGGATAGAGTGTCACGAGATCCACGGGCAACTGAAGCAGCAGAAACGCACTACTACATTCTTCCAATTTTCGAAAGAGGAAAGCGGTATCTTATTGTACACTAACGTGGCAGCACGTGGGCTTGATATTCCTAATGTG GACTACATTGTGCAATATGATCCTCCAGATGACCCAAAG GACTACATTCACAGAGTCGGTCGTACTGCCCGAGGTGATAAAGGCCAAGGACGCGCATTTTTGTTCTTACTACCAGAAGAACTGAAGTTGCTTATTTACCTGCAC GCGTCCAATATTTCTCTGACTGAATACGAGTTCAGTGAAAAGCATGTGCCAAAATCGCAATCGAAGCTT GAGAAAATTGTTGCTGGGAATTACTTCCTAAACCAGTCAGCGAAGGAAGCCTACAGGTCTTACCTTTTGGCATACAACTCACACTCTATGAAGGACATCTTTGATGTCCATCAACTTGATCTCAAG AAAGTTGCGGCATCTTTCTGTTTTAATAGCCCTCCTAAAGTGAATCTGAACCTGGAGAGTAGTGCATCGAGACACCGAAAGATGAGGAAAGTGGACGGCAGAAAGAGGCATGGAATTAGCCCTTCAAACCCCTATGGAAGGAGAGGCGGTTGTGATCACATGGATCTTGCAAGATTCTAG